The Microplitis mediator isolate UGA2020A chromosome 10, iyMicMedi2.1, whole genome shotgun sequence genomic sequence gaaaaagattttaaaaagtgcgcttttaaaaaattaaaaaatcagtacgggcattttttgaatttcattattttaattgactattttatttctttgaaatttataaattgtctcatatTTGCTACAATTACactcatttgaaatttaaatatataatgagtGTAATGTTACTGACAATTagcagtttttaaaataaataaaaaaaaatttttaaatgcgtactttgataattgaaaaatcagtacgcggatttttttaaatttaattattctaattaattaatctatttatttatttaaaattcataaattgtctcatgtctggTACATTGAcactcattaaaatttatgatactcaagttagccgacgtctaataatttattgaatttttttaaaactataaattataaaaaaaaaatacgaaaattgttaattgtcttctaatttcaaaatcattaaatgttaaagaattaaattcattatttaataacgcacttgtgtaatttatttatgtcgtcaagtattttttttatgtcagtGTTCAAATTTCACGCGAATCGCAAAAtgtttttcacaaaattaaaaattttattgttattgtgatttaaataataatcagttttttttgtaattaatgtaaattattaattgatatgtTACAGATATTCTCAGTTTTTTCTGGTGGACGAAACAATTACGCAACAGAAGCTTCGTTTGAAACAAAACCATTTAGACTACACAAATTAGACTCTGGACCATCAACAAAAGTATCAGTGACACGAGAAGATGCTttgaatatttacaaaaaattacatacCATTAGACGGATAGAAACAGCTGCTGGTAATCTGTATAAGGAAAAAATAGTCCGCGGTTTTTGTCACTTGTATTCTGGACaagtaagtttttttaaaaatgataaataattccattatcaaatgatatttaataaataattaattaaataggaAGCATGTGCTGTGGGAATGACAGCAGCTTTACGGCCACAGGACTCCGTAATCACGGCATATCGTGCCCACGGCTGGACCTACTTGATGGGAATCCCACCAGTTGGAGTTCTTTCTGAGTTGACAGGCCGACAAAGCGGAAACGCTCGTGGTAAAGGTGGTTCTATGCACATGTATGCTAAAAATTTCTACGGAGGAAACGGTATCGTCGGTGCCCAGGTACTTGAATTAATCACCCGCGAGCTACAAcgtcatttaaattttctaaatattttaaaaataaaattcaggtGCCACTTGGTGCTGGAATAGCTTTTGCACACAAGTACCGTGGAGATGGAGGTGTATGTTTGGCGTTGTACGGTGACGGAGCAGCCAACCAAGGCCAGATATTTGAAGTTTACAACATGTCTAAGCTCTGGGACGTACCATGCATTTTTATTTGTGAAAATAATCAGTATGGAATGGGTACAAGTGCTGATAGAGCTGCTGCTAATACTGAATATTACACACGTGGTGATTACATACCTGGAATTTGGGTAATTACTTTACTTAATGTTAATTAGAGCCAAtaaattgacaattatttCATGACTTTGGTTAATTTCATGGCAATTTATACTgacaattaattgattaattaattcaggTTGATGGTATGGATGTACTAGCTGTCAGAGAAGCTATGAGATTCGCTATTAACTATTGTACATCTGGTAAAGGTCCTCTTGTAATGGAAACAATGACATACAGATACAGTGGCCACAGTATGTCAGATCCTGGCACCAGTTACAGAACACGAGAAGAAATCCAAGAAGTTCGACAAACTCGTGATCCAATTACTGGCTTCAAGGAACGTATTCTTAATGCAAATCTTGTTTCTGCTGATGACTTGAAGGtttgttcaataaaattttaaaaaagtctgataaaattttgattttattaaataattattatttattacagcaACTGGAGTCAGAAATAAAGAAAGAAGTTGACGAAGCCGTGAAAGTCGCCAAGAGTGATAAAGAAATCGATGATCACGAACTGAGTGCTGACATTTACGCCAACTGCTTAGAAAATGAAATTCGCAGCATAACGCCATTTACTCCACTGAAGCACAGCAGGATTGGACCCGCCGTCAATGCTTGAATCATAtcgacaaatattttatagttaaattttttaaataatttaattactaattaattaattgattaaataaattaacacggCGTACATCTGGTCGTGGCATCTTAGCTGgtgcattaaataaaaacaataaatctcTCGATAAAAACAAATCGAcatagttaatttaaataaattattttaaaaaatgtcagtcCCTTGTCCGCTAGATcgaaaatgtataaataattgaaccgattatcaattgaatttaaaaaataaaaatgactgaaaatttattacttacaaTGACTTGGTAATTTGTAGAGTATAcctgtaaaaatataattacagtaattactGATTATCGTTTGTTGAAATTAAGTTAAAAGTCAATGACATTATCACTCGTTGTCgacttaatttaataaaaagttaatttatttttcctgccacttgaatttcttaaaaattaaacatttttaagcATGCgcattaatttgtttaaacatttaataaaaagtcaATGTGGCGTTTTCGTTCTTCGAAATTAAATAGAGAACGAAAGCGAACTTTCTATCAAAGTGAAATTAAAATCATCATTTATTgacattgaataaaaataatattttattcagttCTATTTGTTGtcagttaaaataatatatgtattgtATAAGTTGATAGATACAATATTGTCTTACATTATGTAAAAGAATCTGTGTATAAGAATGTATTGGTACGGAAAATTGTTGCTCTGTTCTTTAAATTACAACGAATAATACCAAGacataaatagaaaaaaatactaatttccGGATGGTAATGAAAACGATATGagtaaggattttttttttcgtcaggATGTGGgggcataaaaaattatcgtgtaATATCATCCCATGAGAGTTTTTGTCATCAGTAGTTTCTGGACGGTCGTagatgaatatttaattttttaaatatatttataattcagaAAACTCGATTATTTTATCGCAATGggtaaattacttaaattaccacagtataaaaatttattttacaatataattaattcGCAGTGAAgaatatttgataattaacaGTTTGAAATTTcagataagaaaaataaatcagatataaaaaatgaaagtgTTGATTTCGAAACGGCTATTTCATTGTGCCGTGAgtttttagataatttatttaaatgtattacttattgtttaattttttttttttttttttttttttttttttaatagaatatgGGAAATTTCATTACAGTATTGTATTATTATGcggtcttatatttttatttggagGATGTCAGAGCGGAATAAATGCTTACATTATTCCCGCAGCAGAATGTGATCTTAACTTAAACTCTCATCAAAAAGGACTCATCAATTCAGCATTTTTAAttggtaaaaattaaaattattcattaatatacaaatttttaacttgacattttaatcacatctttttattttaaacaagtTTTCTCAAGTTCATCTTCAAAGTCATTTTAAATCCCACGTGACTTTATTATGATACTCAAGTTCGccgaggtctaataatttttggattttttttagaagcaatgaattataaaaaaaaatatttcaaaaaattgcacttatagatttttaaatttcttacatgtgcattttttttttttttttttttaatcgattcgTTGgaaagaaatcaaaaaaattgttaattgtctaccGGAGTTActgatgtctaataatttttgtatttttttaggaaaaaaagtcatttaaaaaaattgcacctttagcttttttaatttcctacatgtgcattttttttttttaattgatttgttgaaaaaaaatccaaaaattgttaattgtctactaacttcagcaccattattttacgatactgaaattagtcgatctaataatttttgtatttttttagaaacgataaatcataaaaaaaaaacatttaaaaaaattgcacctatagctttttaaatttcctacatgtgcatatttttagttttctatttttgtaattgatttgttgaaaaaaaaaatccaaaaattgttaattgtctaccAAAGTTACtgatgtttaataatttttgtatttttttagaaacgataaatttaaaaaaaaaaaattgcacctatagctttttaaatttcctacatgtgcatatttttttttttttttttttgtaattgatttgttaaaaaaaaatccaaaaattgttaattgtcttccAACTTCAAAATCCCACttcattaattcaaattttaaaaacaatttacactacgactgaaatttaaaaatataattctcactgatattatttttatttttatccgtcCATGCAATGGAAGAAATGACATTACTACTTTTTTCTGTCAATAAGGAATATAAATTTGTCTcgagtattttttatcatctaacAAAACACGTATAAGAGTTTATAGACCGTAGACATGAGAGTATTGATaggaaatatattttaatttaaggcGGTATGTCAAGTTCATTTCTTTGGGGGATATCGGCTAATGCTTATGGCCGGAAGAAGATTCTTGTTGGTACTTTATTAACTGATAGCCTTCTCACGTTTTTATCGAGTCTTTCTCAGAGCTTCGAGGTTCTCGTTGTCTTCCGAGCACTCGCTGGTTTTTTGTAAGTCTTGTCCCCACTTGTTGATCCATCAAACTatttatactcatatatatataatacacataaatatattttataattacaaaatataaataatttattaatgtttttaatagAATCGGTGCTCCAggttcattaatttataattatctcgGAGAATTTCATCCGTCTAAATTACGCGTTAGATGCATTTGTATCATCGGTTTTTGTTGGACATCTGcttcattattattaccaggtaataattagtatattaataattaataacaaaatatttaaatgagtgtgaatgtagcaaacatcagacaaattttaaattattaataaatagagtaaataattaataaaataaaatttttaaaaatgcgcatttgaaaaattttaaaattagtaagtgcaatttttacaaatatttttttttaaaattatttactccatttattcgaagttttaaatttgtctgatgtctgctacattcacactcataatatttaatcattaatttttttaggtctCGCATGGTTTATAATTCctcttaaattttcatttgaattcgcgggttttattttaaattcatggaGGCTTTATCTCGGATTAATCGGAGTTCCAACTTTTATCATGGGATTTATACTGACGATGTACCCGGAAAGTCCAAAGTATTTATTATCTCGCGGTAGAAAACAAGAAGCCCTTGAGATTCTTGGGCAAATCTATGCCGTCAATACTGGACGAGACAAGTCCGACTATCCTGTCAGtacattttgaattttaaaaccaaccaattataaatttttcctcaatCTAATAGTCCCGGTCAACAATTACTCgactttttcttttattaattattcaaggtCAGGGAATTGAAAATATCCAGTGATGAGATTGATGACAAAAACGCGTTGGCTGTTATAGCTGCGGATTATTGTGATGATCAGTCTAATTTACttgtcataaaaaaacttttagcgGACGCATGGCGACAAGTGATTGCTCTGACGTCTCCTCCTTTAGTAAAATGGGCTGTCTTATGCTggactatttattttactaatttatttgggtaaatattttatactcactcggaaaataattaataataattatgattgtaATTAGATGGTACGGACTCGGCATATGGATGCCGGAATTACTGAATCGGTTTGAAAATTTCTATCTTCTTCATCCAAATGTGACGACTGCAAGTATAACTGAGCTGGTATCGTTGAACACAACGTCTACAGCAATACGTAGATATGACTGTGAAAACCATAGTATGaatgaaaaagtatttattaacacattaataataaacgcCGCATGTTCAATAGGAAATATTATGTGTATTTACTTATCTAATCACGTTGGACGACGTACCATCCCCGGTAATTATTCTGATGATTAGATAATCtctgtaattatttatcaatctattatttaatataattgtttattttttatatttactaaaagCGCGCGAATAATTCAGAttacgaatttaaatattttaattacatcgACCCGTTTTCAAattatgggaaaaatttttatcagtacgttattgtaatcaattttttatgatcacgtttgataaaaattttatcgtcgAGCTTTGAACcgaatatttgaatttcaattGAATTACCCGCGtaaaaaaatggatattcataattattttatgatctaAATTTCATCccgaaactcagatcgtgacacaaatatgactttcatcatgaatttgtatCAACAACTTAAATCACGACAAAATTATGactcagtaaaattttaatccgaagttaattcactaaattaattttataagcgaaactgatttacgtaaatcaaGGACTTGATAGAAgtttattggtaatttttgaattgataaatttgacaaaaggtttaattcagtaaaaattcAGTCAAGTTTCTATCGAAGTCGTCCCAAGTCCAATTAAAagacgtaataaattaattttataattgatactgatttactagacgaaaagttggagtaaatttgtcatgaaagtcatatttgtgttacgatctgagtttcgtcatgaaattcagatccaaatttattatgaacaaaattttttttacacaggtAGAGGAAAATTTAAgatcaattccaaaaattacgaatatttgaataattcgtaAGCTAAAGAACTCGAACCCACactgaggtttttttttttataaattttggacaatttaaataaatgcgcgcactaatttcttaattatctggatacgaatttttaaatttttattcacattcgaaaattcaaaactgaTAATTGTCAgtttacattcacactcattttcttatattaaaatatataatattaaagtttCCCGCAAACTCaccttatatttatatcttttattttatttgtacagTAACAACATCAATGGTAGCCGGTGCAGCGGGAATTGCTTTGTACTTCGTTAAATCACCAACACAAATCATAATAATAGCTGGTATATTTTCAGTAGCAATGACTGCCGCAAATATTGTTTTGAATAGTGTAATTGTTGACATATTTCCAACTCATGTTAGCGCACTCGCGATGAGTATGAATTCATGTTTCGGGCGCATTGGTGCCATTGTTAGTAATATCGCATTTGGATTACTTGTTGACGTCAGCAGCGAAGTACTCATTTTTCTTGTGGCTGGTACTATAATCGGTAAGACTGTCactaagttaattaattaattaattgactaatcaatgattaattaaaacattttcaGCGGGTGGTCTGCTGTCGTTTTTACtgccgctaaaaaaaaatcctaaaatagTGTAAACttaatgagtaaataaataaataattaataattaataattaaaagtaaataaaaaatacaaacgtTTTAATAGTTAATCTcatgtatattttttgtttaaaaagtttttttaatttttttagttttcataaaaatcaataaaataatccaGTCAACTTTGTTTCatcttacatatatatacgtcATTTGttttagtatatttatattttttttttagtcatcaACTGATACACCAGATAACTAGTAAATGTAATACTAGTGATCTAGGTACATTGCGCGTGCCGCAGTCAACTCGATTTAAAACTTAtggaaaataacaattttttgttaaattaaataaaataaaataaaataattaatccgggtttaacaaaaataacacCCGGTGCAATTTGTTCGTAATCGCATAATCACGtttcgttaattaattattttcgtcTGGCctattgcttttttttttaaatttattgccgCCTTAAATTCGACACATCGCATTAACCGCGATGACGAACAAGACTATCGGCGcaactttaatttctttttcaatatACACATTATTACTCTAaactgttataaataaatatatatgtatatatatatttatacgcacaattaataataatattaatatttataataataataagaataataataatcaataataattaataataatcgtaatTGTTactatcaatattaatattaataaaccaTACAATATACAAGAGTAATCCGccttgttaattaaatatttatatgaataaaaaaatttgcggacaaatacatttttctttCCCTCCTtcatatcattaatttttattttcattattttgttgcaacaatttatttaaattattattaatacttaattaagtataaatttattattgcatTTTATTCCGAtgacaaacgttttttttggCAGGTATAAAAAGTCAAGgcattaacatttaattacaattagtCAATTGAACAttaattatagttattataattaataaaaaacggagggattatttaatttaacattcgTATAATTATACGGAAACGGCGGATACCAGAgacttttattataatttttaaaaattgggtAAACAGGCCAGATTTACAAGGGCACTGTTCTCTTAGGTATTTTCATATTTgtctgtttttaaataattatgtcgAATACGTTGCGTCACAACGCGTTacattgtttattattattattattatttattttatttttcttctaaaatttatcactaatCTGAGATGACTTGAcgtcattataataattatcaacatcATAAAAGGCACAATGTTTCACAGAGACAATTTTCAAGCtggacatttaaaatttaaaaactattttatttaaattaaaattaaaactttgttcataaatacaataaaataaatctccCGCGTTTTAAAACAACAaacacaagttttttttttttttttaatacagtcttaaatatttaaaaactattgcCGATTGACCcgagttaaataaattataacacGGGCCTAAATACCTGAGAGCCCAAGGTCTCGTCCATCAAGAATCTTTATGCCGAGTATGGAACATACTGGACATCAAGTGGCTGGACGAGACTCACCGAGTACTCTATAGGGAgttttcttatattttctatctatcattcattattattgttattatttagcAATGGCACGGTGACGCAACTCAACCAgtttttagtatttattttttttcattattttccttttattattaaactttattttatatctacctatatatatatgtatatttatatggaTGAAAGCGCAAACCATACATACATCATGTATGCGATACAACAACAATATCATACAAATAAAACAGTCACGCGCTTTTTAAAATAGTCTCAAGACGTTCAGAAGGCAAAAACTGAACCGACTTACCAAGCAAACTTGTACTCATACTTTTACACATTACATCCTCACTctcttttatttactttttttttttttcttactatcCCTCTACTCTTTCTGTACAACACTCACTCATCGACCACATTATATGGCAATTAGCGTCGCGTTTATtggcattttattttattattataattatatatatacatacatatatttttatgtatatatatgtataaatatatttacgctgtataaataattttatttacaaatgtGTTTATCTTCGTAACTACaaaatcttaataaataaacaaaaatattaaagcacGAACCGCGGTCAAtcgtttttagttttttttttttccgggcacgttctatttactttatattataattattaattaatatttatatttgtaaactcatgattttgtttgtttacttttgaataatcTCTTATTCAGCAATGTGTACAATAACGTGATTACGACTCCATTCGCGATACGGAAATGGACTACAATGGGGTACAAGCCATTCGATTAATCGACTAGGCTCAGTCTAACAACAGAGATAGTCTTCTTCGTATATCAAATACGATTGACcattaatattatcattatttttttttatacaaattaattaatagaatatatttatatatgtatatatttatatttgtgttACCGCGAATTACTGAAATGCGAAGGCAATAAAGAAACAATTGGCTCTGTGTAATGGCTCCAAAGAAATGGGTCGTCGGGTTtgttattgtaattgttattattcatttattcaatttattaatttatttattatttattatcaaacgaaaaatttaatgacgGCCCTCTCTTTGTCATTCCCTCGAACGATGAGGAAGGCACGATCGGTAACGACGTCGCGCGCCGACGACGTATAAATGACAGGATCACCTGCACGGTGCTAATAAAACTTCAAGCCAGCATGGACAGGACGTTACTTCTTGACGTTTGTATCTGGGACCCCAGCCTTTTACGAAACTTATTCTCACGGAATAAATGTCTACGGGACCTCCCGAATTGGCTCCTTCGTTGGCTCCATTGCTGTACGAACAACGTGATGGTAAATTTTTAGAACGATCAAATATATTCAGACATGATCCTGGTGGCACACGATAGACCAGCAGCGTACGTGACTCTGGATCATCGAGTGTCGGTGAATTTACAAATATTGGATGGCTAGATCTGTTGTATGCCCATACGCCGTCATCCTCTTGACTCAATACCAGACCTACagcaaacaaaataataataaaaatatgtaacataatgattattattgttatatatatttatatgtatatgtatataaaattttttcacgcaCACAAGCTCAGTCGAACGAGTTCACgatacattatatataaatataaaaataaaaaatataaattatcgtGTACACGCAAACTACTCGACTACCACTGACGTAATTATGTGtgtggatatatatatatataaataatatacatacCTAGACCAATTTTACTGCGTGTCGTTTTCGCATCATCCACGGAGTCGTGGTTCTCAGCGAGACTGGCTAAGCAAAGTCCATCGCCGTCGTGTAAAGAGTCAAAGACACTTATTGTCGATGACTCCACGGGATAAAGTCTACCAACACGACCACCGCGTTCCCAGTAAGCGAGAGTACACCACTCTTTTCGTTGATGCCGGTCACCACGTTCtgcaataaaacaaaaacaataaaaaattattattaaccatTAAAATAATCGTTTTAATGCTTCACGGCGATAATACGCCGAcgaaaaatactcaaaaaaaattaaataaataaataaataaaataaatcgagACCTGCGGAGGATTTAAAGCCGAAGGTTGCTGAGGCTGAATAAAGATAGAGATGATGATGGTGGTTGTATAGTTGGTAAAGTGAAGTGGTGAAGATAgacagagagagaaagagagggaGGTAAAGAAGTGGCTTGTCTGGATGGGCCACTGCGGCCCACGGTTCAACTCGACCCGTTCTTCTACCaccgtcatcatcatcatcttggACTACGGCAATCATCTCATCGTTTTC encodes the following:
- the LOC130675869 gene encoding probable pyruvate dehydrogenase E1 component subunit alpha, mitochondrial isoform X1; translation: MMANCVKNIGREASRRNFATWNEIFSVFSGGRNNYATEASFETKPFRLHKLDSGPSTKVSVTREDALNIYKKLHTIRRIETAAGNLYKEKIVRGFCHLYSGQEACAVGMTAALRPQDSVITAYRAHGWTYLMGIPPVGVLSELTGRQSGNARGKGGSMHMYAKNFYGGNGIVGAQVPLGAGIAFAHKYRGDGGVCLALYGDGAANQGQIFEVYNMSKLWDVPCIFICENNQYGMGTSADRAAANTEYYTRGDYIPGIWVDGMDVLAVREAMRFAINYCTSGKGPLVMETMTYRYSGHSMSDPGTSYRTREEIQEVRQTRDPITGFKERILNANLVSADDLKQLESEIKKEVDEAVKVAKSDKEIDDHELSADIYANCLENEIRSITPFTPLKHSRIGPAVNA
- the LOC130675869 gene encoding probable pyruvate dehydrogenase E1 component subunit alpha, mitochondrial isoform X2, whose translation is MMANCVKNIGREASRRNIFSVFSGGRNNYATEASFETKPFRLHKLDSGPSTKVSVTREDALNIYKKLHTIRRIETAAGNLYKEKIVRGFCHLYSGQEACAVGMTAALRPQDSVITAYRAHGWTYLMGIPPVGVLSELTGRQSGNARGKGGSMHMYAKNFYGGNGIVGAQVPLGAGIAFAHKYRGDGGVCLALYGDGAANQGQIFEVYNMSKLWDVPCIFICENNQYGMGTSADRAAANTEYYTRGDYIPGIWVDGMDVLAVREAMRFAINYCTSGKGPLVMETMTYRYSGHSMSDPGTSYRTREEIQEVRQTRDPITGFKERILNANLVSADDLKQLESEIKKEVDEAVKVAKSDKEIDDHELSADIYANCLENEIRSITPFTPLKHSRIGPAVNA
- the LOC130675867 gene encoding synaptic vesicle glycoprotein 2B-like isoform X1 translates to MDKKNKSDIKNESVDFETAISLCQYGKFHYSIVLLCGLIFLFGGCQSGINAYIIPAAECDLNLNSHQKGLINSAFLIGGMSSSFLWGISANAYGRKKILVGTLLTDSLLTFLSSLSQSFEVLVVFRALAGFLIGAPGSLIYNYLGEFHPSKLRVRCICIIGFCWTSASLLLPGLAWFIIPLKFSFEFAGFILNSWRLYLGLIGVPTFIMGFILTMYPESPKYLLSRGRKQEALEILGQIYAVNTGRDKSDYPVRELKISSDEIDDKNALAVIAADYCDDQSNLLVIKKLLADAWRQVIALTSPPLVKWAVLCWTIYFTNLFGWYGLGIWMPELLNRFENFYLLHPNVTTASITELVSLNTTSTAIRRYDCENHSMNEKVFINTLIINAACSIGNIMCIYLSNHVGRRTIPVTTSMVAGAAGIALYFVKSPTQIIIIAGIFSVAMTAANIVLNSVIVDIFPTHVSALAMSMNSCFGRIGAIVSNIAFGLLVDVSSEVLIFLVAGTIIAGGLLSFLLPLKKNPKIV
- the LOC130675867 gene encoding uncharacterized protein LOC130675867 isoform X2 encodes the protein MSSSFLWGISANAYGRKKILVGTLLTDSLLTFLSSLSQSFEVLVVFRALAGFLIGAPGSLIYNYLGEFHPSKLRVRCICIIGFCWTSASLLLPGLAWFIIPLKFSFEFAGFILNSWRLYLGLIGVPTFIMGFILTMYPESPKYLLSRGRKQEALEILGQIYAVNTGRDKSDYPVRELKISSDEIDDKNALAVIAADYCDDQSNLLVIKKLLADAWRQVIALTSPPLVKWAVLCWTIYFTNLFGWYGLGIWMPELLNRFENFYLLHPNVTTASITELVSLNTTSTAIRRYDCENHSMNEKVFINTLIINAACSIGNIMCIYLSNHVGRRTIPVTTSMVAGAAGIALYFVKSPTQIIIIAGIFSVAMTAANIVLNSVIVDIFPTHVSALAMSMNSCFGRIGAIVSNIAFGLLVDVSSEVLIFLVAGTIIAGGLLSFLLPLKKNPKIV